Proteins from a single region of Neodiprion virginianus isolate iyNeoVirg1 chromosome 4, iyNeoVirg1.1, whole genome shotgun sequence:
- the LOC124302502 gene encoding uncharacterized protein LOC124302502 has protein sequence MMSARFTCLAYVTLILVTLLLILVAPEIGALRMTALQIPEHVVFNQTVTLQCNFNLDREFLYSVKWYKDGNEFYRYVPGETPPVQVFELSGVSVDIANSTEKSLVLRNVDLSSTGRYRCEVSAEAPSFQTVSDHADMVVVVLPSKGPHISGGRSRYQVGDTVRLNCTSAPSKPAAMLTWFINGEPADAKYLKGPPHITGVDDRGLETAMLGLQFHVTPKHLKRGDMNLKCLATIATVYLQSKEESVKGVGVPAPGHSDPDDRNNALKAPESRETRAQSHTRNDLAHGSSGEFVADWLSFLLPALAAIFLTR, from the exons ATGATGTCAGCCCGGTTTACTTGCCTCGCTTACGTCACTCTGATCCTCGTCACGCTTTTGCTGATCCTCGTTGCGCCAG aaaTCGGAGCGCTCAGGATGACGGCGCTGCAGATACCGGAGCACGTGGTTTTCAATCAGACCGTCACCCTTCAGTGCAATTTCAATCTCGATCGAGAATTCTTGTACTCTGTGAAATGGTACAAGGATGGCAACGAATTTTACCGATACGTTCCAGGCGAGACTCCGCCTGTCCAGGTCTTCGAGCTTTCCGGCGTCTCCGTAGAC ATCGCAAACTCTACGGAAAAATCGCTCGTTTTACGCAACGTGGATTTGTCGAGCACTGGACGATATCGCTGCGAAGTTTCCGCCGAAGCCCCGTCCTTTCAAACTGTATCAGATCACGCGGACATGGTGGTCGTAG TTCTGCCGAGTAAAGGACCCCACATATCCGGAGGTCGTTCACGTTATCAGGTTGGAGACACGGTCAGGCTCAACTGCACTTCTGCCCCATCGAAACCTGCAGCCATGCTGACTTGGTTCATAAACGGAGAACCC GCGGACGCGAAGTATTTGAAAGGTCCTCCTCACATCACGGGCGTCGATGATAGGGGATTGGAAACGGCGATGTTGGGTCTGCAGTTTCACGTAACGCCGAAACACCTGAAGCGTGGCGACATGAATCTCAAGTGTCTGGCCACAATCGCGACGGTATATTTGCAGAGTAAGGAGGAAAGCGTTAAGGGCGTCGGCGTACCTGCACCGGGACATTCTGACCCCGATGATCGCAACAACGCCCTAAAAGCCCCCGAAAGTAGGGAAACTCGGGCGCAGAGTCACACCCGCAACGATCTCGCCCACG GTTCCAGCGGTGAATTCGTTGCGGACTGGTTGTCATTTCTATTGCCAGCACTGGCGGCGATCTTTTTGACACGATAA